A window of Etheostoma spectabile isolate EspeVRDwgs_2016 chromosome 24, UIUC_Espe_1.0, whole genome shotgun sequence genomic DNA:
TTTTCTTTCATGCTTTTACACATTCTCTCTCCCCCATCCCCTTTAAAAGCCCGTTGTAACTTTTATTTGAAAAGTGCCATATACAGAAAATATGCAACTAGCTTGCCAATTCCATGTACCTAAGtgtgctgtctctctctgtgtgtttcaggtTGCTGTGGAAGTTGCTGCTGCCCATGTTGTTcctgtgtgtgctgctgatcGCTGTCCTGGTCCTGCTGGTGCTGGCTGTGCGCTTCTGGCTTCAGAGCAGCAGGAACGCCCGGCGGGCGAGGGACGGCCGTCCCACGGTTGCCTTCTTCCACCCCTACTGCAATGCTGGTGGTGGGGGAGAGAGGGTGCTCTGGTGTGCCATCAGGGCACTTCAGAGAAGGTAAAGCTAattgaaacatttgttttagtttatATTGTCTAGCTTTCCTAACTTGCGCTCCGCTCTGGTTCATGTAGTCACAGTCTTTTCAAAACTGTCAGGTATACAATCAAATAATCGATCTGACCTTCTGCTTATGTGAAATCTGAATTTAAATCTACATCCGCACAGGTACGTGGACATCAACTTTGTGGTATACACGGGGGACCTGGGTGTGACGGGACAGCAGATCCTGGATGGGGCGCGCCGTCGTTTCAACATTGTGCTCCCCCGCCCGGTTCAGTTTGTGTTCCTGAGGCACCGGCTGCTTGTGGAGCCCAGCCTGTTTCCTCACTTCACCCTGCTGGGACAGAGTGTGGGCTCGGTCTTCCTGGGATGGGAGGCGCTGACGGAGTTTGTCCCAGACCTTTACATCGACTCCATGGGCTACACCTTCACTCTGCCCCTGTTCCGCTACTTGGGAGGCTGCAGAGTGGGGAGTTACGTTCACTACCCCACCATCAGCACTGACATGCTGTCTGTAGTGAGAGATAGGAACCCCAGGTAATTACTGTGtcaaaaacacatcacagaaGATATGTTTTTAAGTTACTAAAACCTGCTGCTTGCTAACCCCTCAAATAATAATGTTCTAGGTTCAACAACCCTGACTACGTCTCCAACAGTCTGTTCCTGAGCGCCTTCAAGGTGGTCTACTACTGCTTGCTTGCCCTGCTCTACGGCATGGCAGGCTCCTGCAGCGATCTCATCATGGTCAACTCCTCCTGGACCCTTAATCATATCCTGTCACTGTGGCGCGCTCCCAACCGCACCAGTGTGATCTACCCACCCTGCGATGTCAGCGCATTCTTGGATGTGCCACTGGAGGAGGATGGGGACAAGAAGTGCCACTCGATCGTTTCTATTGGGCAGTTCAGGCCGGAGAAGGACCACCGGCTGCAGATAACAGCTTTCAAAAAGGTGTTGGACAGGAGGAGGGAGGTGGCGGGGGGCAGAGAGGCACTGAAGCTGGTTCTGATTGGTGGATGCAGGAACCAAGAAGATGAGGATAGGGTGCTCATGTTGAGGGGGCTTTGCCAGGAGTTGGGTGTGGCCGACAGGGTGCAGTTTAAACTGAACGTACCCTTTGAGGAGCtgaagagagagatgggagaagCCACCATCGGACTGCATACCATGTGGAATGAACACTTTGGAATAGGTAAGTATTCCTTCTGATGTTGTTTAGATTGtgtaattcattttttcatGATATTTAAAGTGCTTCTTTTATCCCCTCCAGGCATTGTGGAGTGTATGGCAGCAGGGAAGGTCATTCTGGCACACAAGTCAGGCGGTCCCAAGCTGGACATTGTGGTGCCTTTCGAGGGAGGCCAGACAGGCTTCCTGGCTGATGACGAGAACAGTTATGCGGAAGCCATAGAGAGGATCCTGGCGCTGCCGCCCGCTAGCCGGCTGCACATTAGACGCAACGCACGTCAGTCCGTGGCTCGCTTCTCAGATCAGGAGTTTGATGCCTGCTTCCTCGCTGCTATGGAGCCACTGATGGGGACACTTGAACGATGAAAGGAGGGCTCGTCCTTTGTGTATCTGTGCATGTACAGTTAATGTGTTAGTggctttttttcactttgatgCACTTCCGCCTGGATTTATACAGAAGGATTAGTGACAAAATCTGATTAAAACTGATGCAGAAATAACTCGTGGGCTCACACAGAAGGCTGTTGAAATTCCCAACactgctcttcttctttttactgaaataaatccagaaaGTTTCTGATCATTTTTATGAATGTATGAATACCATTTAGAGACATGGCCCTATATCGGAcatgtttttaagtttaaatCAGGTACAGATATAATCTAATTCTTTAAAATATCAGATCTTTGCCTAACGTTAGAAAGATCCAGCTACAGAAAATGGTGTATTTCCGTTGgagttgtttttgtaaatactAGATTATCCTGTAAAATGAAAGTTCAAGCTCTTATTGCATTTTTACCGGACACATTCCTTTGTCAGTCGTGtcagtttaatttaaaagatttattatatttaacatgttgaaaatgGCTGAAGGGGAACAAACTAGTTTTTTTAGACACTGGAACTGGAATTCTCTACATGCCCAAAATGTAAGGTATTTTTGATATTGATGAGGAATGTAATAAAGATACAACGGGAATAAGATATTGTTGCACTGATGTAGTTTCTTGACTGATCGATTATTTGTTGTGGACCACAAAATGtcttgtctgaccaacagtacAAAAAATATCAAATGAACTATCTCATTTGGAAATAGAGGTAATAACAAGTGATGGTAGAGTACAATCAGTTACTGAcatgttttatgaaataaagATTGATGTTTTTCACATATTCACAGGGCTTGTCATCAGTATTTCAATATACATTGTAATATTCAGTGCATGTAACCAACCAGTTATTGGTATATGGTTCAACAGTCCCAGCACCTGCTCCGACTCCTCCACCCGTCCAGTCTGGTCGCTCTCTCCACAGCCAGACAGTGGACATCTGGACCAACTCCCTGGAGTGAAAGTTTCAGGTGCTGATCAGGACAAACTTGAATAAAAACATGGAATTTGCCCCCTATGAATTCGGtccctttttatatttaataagaAAAGAATCTAAGGATTCAATCcctataatttaaattattctCTTTGACTATAAACAGTTCCTACtgtaaatgctttttttcttagTGTAGGCCAG
This region includes:
- the alg11 gene encoding GDP-Man:Man(3)GlcNAc(2)-PP-Dol alpha-1,2-mannosyltransferase; this translates as MSGHDQLVLCLCELTRLLWKLLLPMLFLCVLLIAVLVLLVLAVRFWLQSSRNARRARDGRPTVAFFHPYCNAGGGGERVLWCAIRALQRRYVDINFVVYTGDLGVTGQQILDGARRRFNIVLPRPVQFVFLRHRLLVEPSLFPHFTLLGQSVGSVFLGWEALTEFVPDLYIDSMGYTFTLPLFRYLGGCRVGSYVHYPTISTDMLSVVRDRNPRFNNPDYVSNSLFLSAFKVVYYCLLALLYGMAGSCSDLIMVNSSWTLNHILSLWRAPNRTSVIYPPCDVSAFLDVPLEEDGDKKCHSIVSIGQFRPEKDHRLQITAFKKVLDRRREVAGGREALKLVLIGGCRNQEDEDRVLMLRGLCQELGVADRVQFKLNVPFEELKREMGEATIGLHTMWNEHFGIGIVECMAAGKVILAHKSGGPKLDIVVPFEGGQTGFLADDENSYAEAIERILALPPASRLHIRRNARQSVARFSDQEFDACFLAAMEPLMGTLER